A window of Gammaproteobacteria bacterium genomic DNA:
GTCTGGTCGGCAGGGTCGTGAGCGACAAGATGACCAAGACCGTTGCGGTGGCGATAGACCGGAAAGTGAAGCTGCCCCTGTACGGCAAGTACGTCAAACGCACCACCCGGCTGCTGGCCCACGACGAACAGGGCGAATGCAAGCTCGGAGACGTGGTCATGATCGAGTCCTGCCGGCCTTTGTCCAAGAGGAAGTCCTGGCGGCTGCTCCGGGTCCTGGCGCAGGCGGGCAAGGGCTGAGGCAAGGGGCTCGGCGGCGATGATTCAAATGCAGACTTCGCTTGAGGTGGCCGATAACAGCGGTGCGCGGCGCCTGCTCTGCATCAAGGTGCTGGGCGGCTCCCGGCGCCGGTATGCCGGCATCGGGGATATCGTCAAGGTCAGCGTGAAAGAAGCGGTGGCGAAGGGCAAGGTCAAGAAGGGCGAGGTGTACGATGCCGTGGTCATCAGGACCCGCAAGGGCGTCCGCAGACAGGACGGCTCCCTGATCCGCTTCGACAGCAATGCGGCGGTGTTGCTGGATGACCAGCGGCAGCCGATCGGAACCCGGATCTTCGGGCCGGTGCCCCGGGAGTTGCGCGCCCGAAACTTTATGAAAATCATTTCCCTGGCCCCGGAAGTCCTGTGAGGAGAGTGCGGTCGTGCAGAAGATTAGAAAGGGAGACCGGGTGGTAGTGATGACGGGCAAGTACAAGGGGCGCCAGGGTGTCGTGCTGAAAATGCTGCCGCGCGAGGACAAGGTGATCGTGGAAGGAGTGAACATGGTCAAGCGCCACGTCAAGCCGCGCCCCCAGTTGCGCCGCCCCGGCGGGATCATCGAGCGGGAGGCGCCGATCCATATCTCGAACCTGGCGGTCTTCAATCCGGTGACGCAAAAGCCGGACCGGATCGGATTCCGATTCCTGGAAGACGGCAAAAAGGTCCGCTACTTCAAATCCAACAACGAGGTCGTGGATGTCTGATGGCCGGGTTGCTGCAACATTACCGGGAGCATGTCGTCGGCAGCCTGATGAAGGAATTCGGCTACAAGTCCGTTATGCAGGTCCCGCGGGTCGTCAAGGTTACGTTGAACATGGGCATAGGCAATGCCGTGGCGGACAAGGATGCGCTGCAGAAGGGCGCCGACGATCTGACCCAGATTGCCGGACAGAAGG
This region includes:
- the rpsQ gene encoding 30S ribosomal protein S17, with product MSAGDATAGRRQGKSLVGRVVSDKMTKTVAVAIDRKVKLPLYGKYVKRTTRLLAHDEQGECKLGDVVMIESCRPLSKRKSWRLLRVLAQAGKG
- the rplN gene encoding 50S ribosomal protein L14 — translated: MIQMQTSLEVADNSGARRLLCIKVLGGSRRRYAGIGDIVKVSVKEAVAKGKVKKGEVYDAVVIRTRKGVRRQDGSLIRFDSNAAVLLDDQRQPIGTRIFGPVPRELRARNFMKIISLAPEVL
- the rplX gene encoding 50S ribosomal protein L24 produces the protein MQKIRKGDRVVVMTGKYKGRQGVVLKMLPREDKVIVEGVNMVKRHVKPRPQLRRPGGIIEREAPIHISNLAVFNPVTQKPDRIGFRFLEDGKKVRYFKSNNEVVDV